The Pseudomonadota bacterium genome includes the window GTCACCAGTCCACCGATGACCGCGATGGCCATCGACGCGCGCACCTCGGACCCCGCCCCCACGCCCATGGCGATGGGCACCATGCCGGCAATCATGGCCACGGTGGTCATCAGGATGGGCCGCATGCGCGCCTCACCCGCGTGCGTGATGGCCGTGTCGCGATCGACACCGTTGTGCATGGCCATGAGGCAGTACTCGACCAGCAGGATGGAGTTCTTGGTGGCCAGCCCCATGAGCATCACGATTCCGATGAGCGCGTACATCCCGAGCGGCTGATGGGCGATGATGAGCCCCATGAGCGCGCCACCGATGGAGAGCGGAAGCGCCACCATGATGGTGAGCGGCTGCATGAAGCCCTCGAACAGCAGCACCAGCACGGCGTAGATGAGCAGCACGGCCGCGCCCATGGCCCAGGTGAACCCTGCGAAGACATCACGCTGGATCTCGAGATCGCCCGCCGGGATCTGGCGCACCTGCGGCGGCATCGACTTGAACGCATCGAGCTGCGCCACCAGCGCGGCCGCCTGACCCAGGGTGAGACCGCTGGCCAGGCTGGCGCTGATGGAGATCTGTCGCTTGCGATCGTAGCGATCGATCTGCGAGGGCCCCTGCCCCAGCTGCACCGATGCCACCGAGCGCAGCGGCACGAGCCCGCGCGCGCCCTGCACCTTCAACCCCGAAAGAGCGTCGAGATTCTCACGGTAGCGCTGGTCGAGCTGAACGCGGATGTTGATCTGATGGTCATCGAGATCGTACTTGGCCAGGTTCTGATCGATGTCGCCCAGGGTTGCGATGAGCGCGGTTCGCGCGATGGAGGCGATGGAGACGCCCTGCTCGGCCGCCAGCGCCAGATCCGGACGCACCAGGATCTCAGGCCGCTGCAGCGCCGCCGACGACGTGACGTCGAAGAGCCCGGGCACGCGGCGCATCTCGCCGATGAGCCGCTCCGCGGTCTGCTGCAGCGCTCCCGCGTCATCGCTGGCCAGGAGCACCTGGAGCTTCCCGCTCAGACCGAACGAGTTGCCGAACGTGTAGCGCGCGCCTGGCAGCACGGCCAGCGCCGGGCGAATCGCCTCCTCGACCTGCTGCTGCGAGAGGGTGCGCGCGTCTCGCGGCTTGAGCACGACGTAGAGGCTGGCTTTGTTCAGCGCGCCCAGGCTCCCGAAGCGTCCGCCTCCCGTGGCGGCCCCGATGGAGGTGAACACCTTGGCCACCTCGGGACGGCGCAGGCACACCTGGGTGGCCTGCTTCGCGGCCTCCACGGTCTTCTCGAGGGTGACGCCCGGCGGAAGCTCGAGCACCAGCAGGGTCTCTCCCCGATCGGTCTGCGAGATGAGCGATGTGGGAATGGTCTTGAACAGCATGATGCTGCAGAGGAAGAAGCCCACCGACAGAACCACGGTGGCCAGGCGGTTGGCCAGGGCCCACGCGAGGATGACGTCGTAGGCGCGCATCAGCAGTCCCTTGCCCTCTTCCTCATGGGTGGGCTTCTTCAGCCCGTAGGCCGCCATCATCGGCGTGAGCAGGCGCGCCACCAGCAGCGAGAAGAACACCGCCACGGCCACGGTGAGGCCGAACTGCTTGAAGAACTGGCCCGGTATGCCCCCCATGAAGGCCACCGGCACGAACACCACGATGATCGTCATCGTGGTGGCCACAACTGCGAGACCGATCTCGTCAGCGGCTTCGAGGGCGGCCTGATAGGGCGTCTTCCCCATGGCCACATGACGCACGATGTTCTCGATCTCGACGATGGCGTCATCGACCAGGATGCCGATGACGAGGGCAAGCCCCAGGAGCGACATGTTGTTGAGGGTGAACCCACACCACTTCATGGTGGCGAAGGTGGGAATCACCGACATCGGCATGGCCAGCGCGGAGATGAGGGCGGCTCGCCAGTCGCGCAGGAACATCCAGATGACGATGACGGCCAGCACCGCGCCCAGGACCAGCGAATCGATGGAGGCGTGATACGACTCCCAGACGTACTTCGCGTTGGTGCGGATCTTCTCGACACGCACGTCCGGGGGGAGCGACTTCGCAAGCTCGGCGACCTTGGCGTCGACACCCTTCTCGACGTCTACGAGATTGCTCCCCGTGCTGCGCACGACAGAGAAGGCGACCACGGGCTTGCCATCGAGGAGCGCGGCCTGTCGCGGCTCTGATGAGCCGTCGGTGATGGTGCCCAGGCTGTCGAGACGCGCCCAGCCGCCGCCGGGAAGGCTGATGCGCGCTGACTTCAGCGCCGCCAGGGTGTGCGCGCTGCCCAGGGTGCGAATCGACTGCTCTGAGGTCCCCACGTCACCGCGTCCACCCGGCAGATCGATGTTGAGCGCGCGCACCTGCGCGTTGACAGCGTCAGCGGTGAGCCCCCGCGCCTCGAGGCGAACCGGATCGAGCGCGATGCGAATCTCGCGATCGACGCCGCCGGCCCGCTGCACCTGTGAGACGCCGGGCACGGCCAGAAGGGCGCGAGACACATCGTTGTCGACCATCCACGAGAGGTCGGTGACCGTGCGGGCCGGGCTTCCGATGGTGTAGGTCACGAACGGTCCGCCTGCGAAATCGACCCGCTGCACGATGGGGTCGTTGATCTGCTGCGGCAGCTGCTGGCGGATGCGCGAGATGGCATCGCGCACGTCATTGGTCGCTCGATCAGCGCTGGTTCCGAGCTCGAACTCGATGCTCGTGGTCGAGGCGCCCTCGTTCACCGTCGAGGTGATGTGCTTGATGTTGCCGATGCCCGCCACCGCGTCCTCGATCTTGCGGGTCACCTGGGTCTCGAGCTCCGACGGAGCGGCGCCTGTCTCGGTGACGGTGACCGACACGATGGGCACGTCGATGTTGGGGTTCTCGTCGATGCCCAGCGAGCCGAACGCGAGCACACCCGCAATGGTGAGCACGAGGAAGAGCACGAGCGAGGGGATGGGGCTCTTGATCGACCAGGCCGAGATGTTCCAGCCCATCGGCTAGGGCTCCGCGGGGGAAGCGGGAGCCGGCGACGGCGAGAGCGGTGACGTGACCGAGCGTTCAGCCGACTTCCCCGATTCCGCGGATGCCGGTGAGGGCGTCGCGGTCACAGGCGCTGACGACCCTGCCGAAGAAGGCGCCGAAGAGGGCGTCGAAGAGACGCGAACGGTGTCTCCCTCGGTGAGGAAGCCGCCACCGTCAACCACCACCGTCTGCCCCTCCGAGAGCCCGCTCGTGATCCGAACGAGCTCGCCCTGCGCCGCGCCGGTGCGCACGCTTCGGCGATGCACCTTCACCCCATCGAGAACGAAGACGAACCGGTCGTCAGCGGGCCCCAGCACTGCACGGGCCGGAACCATGAGCGCCGCTTCGGTGCCCGCGTCGATGCGCGCGCGCACGAACATGCCGCTCAACAGGCCGAGGTCGGTGGGAATGCGGATGCGCACCGTTCCCAGACGAGACTGGGGATCGATCACCGGATTGATGAGCCAGACCGTGCCGTACACGGGGGGAGCGGTGCTGCTCTCGGCAGTCGACGCAGCGCTGGGGGCTCCCGCGGCGTCGCGCTCAACCGCGCTCGGCGAAGCGCTCGGCGAAGCGCTGCCAGATACCGTCGGCGAAGCGGCGGGAGCGCCGCTCTCGGTTCCCGTGACAGCGGATGCGCCCGCTTCGCGGGGTGCGCCAGACGCCCCTCCCGACGGGCCCGTCTCGGGTGCTTCGGCTGCCGGCAGCAGCTGCACGCGCTGACCGACACGGATGTGGGCCAGATCGATCTCGGGCACCTGGGCGCGCAGCTCGAGCTCGTTGCGGCGCACGATGACGAACAGCGTCTTGGCCGGAGACGAGATGTCTCCGATGTGGGCATCGCGCTTGATGATGCGTCCGGCATCCGGCGCGCGCACGACGGTGAGGTCGATCTGTGCGTCGAGCTGACGAAGAAGCGCGCGCACCTCGTCGCTGTTGGCCCGCGCGATGGAGATGTCTTCCCCCCGCCCCCCGGCTTGCGCGAGGGCGAGACGGCTGGACGCCTGCTGAACCGTGAAGTTTGCGGCGCGGACGGCGTCCTGGGCTGCGAGATCGAGCGCGCGGGTCGTGCGCAGCTCTGTATCGCGGTCGTCGAACTCCTTGCGCGTCACGTACCCGTCTGCCAGCAGCTGCTCGTACCGCGCGTGGTTGCGCTGGGCGTTCTCATAGCTGGCCCGCGCCTGGACGCGGGTCGCCTCGGCCTGGTGCGCATTGGCGCGGGCCTGCGACAGCGCGTTCTGAAGCACGGCGATCTCCTGGGGACGGTTGGGCTGCTGGGCCTTGGGGACCGCCGCCAGCGACGACTGCAGACGCGCCTCGAGCTGCTCACGCTGCGCGCGCAGAACGGACGCGTCGAGAACGGCCAGCACCTGTCCTCGCTCGACGACATCTCCCTCTTCGACGTTCACCTGCTCGATGCGAAGGCCCGTGGCAGATGCCCCCACCGGCAGCGCGTCGACCGCCGATATCGACCCGGTGACCAGAACGCTCCGGCTCAAGGTTCGCTCCACCACCCGCCATGTGCTCACCGTGACCACAGGCGGCGCCTCACCGAACTCCGCCTTCACGACAGGCTTGTGGCGCGAGATGAACATCATGAGGGCGGCCGTTCCCAGCACGAGGAGAACGACAAAGCCGAGACCGAGTGAGCGCGGACGTTGCGTCATGCGCGCCCGCTCCGCATCGCCCTGAGATGGAGGCAGGCGATGGTCATCATGTGAGGGCATGGTGTCCGAAGCCAGCGTGGTGGGTTCTGAGATGGACATGTGATTCGCAGCTCATGGCGGCTCGGAAGTCGCGGCGCCTCGGGGGGGGACCGCCCTGCCTCTTACGAGGGGTGCAAGGCGGCAGCGCGTCGACCGTGAGAGGTCGCTCAGCGATTTCGGAACGTGATGCGACCGCGCGTCAGGTCATAGGGTGAGAGCTCTACCGTGACGCGATCGCCCGGCGACACGCGGATGTAGCGTATGCGCATCTTGCCCGACAGGGTCGCCAGGACCCTGTGGCCATTCTCGAGCTCAACCGTGAACATGGCGTTCGGGAGGGCATCGGTCACGATGCCTTCAACGGCGATGGCGTCATCTTTGGCCGCCCGTGGTGTGGCTGGCGTGGTCGGCGTCTGTGGCCCTCGGCCGCGATTGCCTCCGCCGCCTCGTCTCTGCCCCGTGTTTCGCTTCATATGGGTCCATTCTGCACCATGACTGGTGCGATTCACCGAATACTATACCATGGGTGTCAACCCTCAAAACCACCCCGGCATGCGCCGCGAACCAGACCAACTACTGGGTGAAGATGCGTGCCCCATCGGCCTGCACGCTGAACCTTACCTTGCACCCCGCGATACCTCCCGCCTTGTCCCGGATCCAGTCGGTGACGCGCAGGCGCGCAAAGGTCTGGCGCTTCCCGTCATGCGCGATGCAGCGCACGATGTACCCCTGGTGCAGGCGTATCGGCGCAGCCGCCTCGTAGCCGCTGGCGGGCGCGGCCTTGATGTCGCAGAGACCGTCTACAGGCCCCACGTCGAGAACCGCCGTCTGGCTCGAATACAGGTGCGAGCCCATCCAGGCGACCTGACGAACGTGATGGCAGCGCCAGT containing:
- a CDS encoding translation initiation factor IF-1, which encodes MKRNTGQRRGGGGNRGRGPQTPTTPATPRAAKDDAIAVEGIVTDALPNAMFTVELENGHRVLATLSGKMRIRYIRVSPGDRVTVELSPYDLTRGRITFRNR
- a CDS encoding HlyD family efflux transporter periplasmic adaptor subunit yields the protein MSISEPTTLASDTMPSHDDHRLPPSQGDAERARMTQRPRSLGLGFVVLLVLGTAALMMFISRHKPVVKAEFGEAPPVVTVSTWRVVERTLSRSVLVTGSISAVDALPVGASATGLRIEQVNVEEGDVVERGQVLAVLDASVLRAQREQLEARLQSSLAAVPKAQQPNRPQEIAVLQNALSQARANAHQAEATRVQARASYENAQRNHARYEQLLADGYVTRKEFDDRDTELRTTRALDLAAQDAVRAANFTVQQASSRLALAQAGGRGEDISIARANSDEVRALLRQLDAQIDLTVVRAPDAGRIIKRDAHIGDISSPAKTLFVIVRRNELELRAQVPEIDLAHIRVGQRVQLLPAAEAPETGPSGGASGAPREAGASAVTGTESGAPAASPTVSGSASPSASPSAVERDAAGAPSAASTAESSTAPPVYGTVWLINPVIDPQSRLGTVRIRIPTDLGLLSGMFVRARIDAGTEAALMVPARAVLGPADDRFVFVLDGVKVHRRSVRTGAAQGELVRITSGLSEGQTVVVDGGGFLTEGDTVRVSSTPSSAPSSAGSSAPVTATPSPASAESGKSAERSVTSPLSPSPAPASPAEP
- a CDS encoding efflux RND transporter permease subunit; this encodes MGWNISAWSIKSPIPSLVLFLVLTIAGVLAFGSLGIDENPNIDVPIVSVTVTETGAAPSELETQVTRKIEDAVAGIGNIKHITSTVNEGASTTSIEFELGTSADRATNDVRDAISRIRQQLPQQINDPIVQRVDFAGGPFVTYTIGSPARTVTDLSWMVDNDVSRALLAVPGVSQVQRAGGVDREIRIALDPVRLEARGLTADAVNAQVRALNIDLPGGRGDVGTSEQSIRTLGSAHTLAALKSARISLPGGGWARLDSLGTITDGSSEPRQAALLDGKPVVAFSVVRSTGSNLVDVEKGVDAKVAELAKSLPPDVRVEKIRTNAKYVWESYHASIDSLVLGAVLAVIVIWMFLRDWRAALISALAMPMSVIPTFATMKWCGFTLNNMSLLGLALVIGILVDDAIVEIENIVRHVAMGKTPYQAALEAADEIGLAVVATTMTIIVVFVPVAFMGGIPGQFFKQFGLTVAVAVFFSLLVARLLTPMMAAYGLKKPTHEEEGKGLLMRAYDVILAWALANRLATVVLSVGFFLCSIMLFKTIPTSLISQTDRGETLLVLELPPGVTLEKTVEAAKQATQVCLRRPEVAKVFTSIGAATGGGRFGSLGALNKASLYVVLKPRDARTLSQQQVEEAIRPALAVLPGARYTFGNSFGLSGKLQVLLASDDAGALQQTAERLIGEMRRVPGLFDVTSSAALQRPEILVRPDLALAAEQGVSIASIARTALIATLGDIDQNLAKYDLDDHQINIRVQLDQRYRENLDALSGLKVQGARGLVPLRSVASVQLGQGPSQIDRYDRKRQISISASLASGLTLGQAAALVAQLDAFKSMPPQVRQIPAGDLEIQRDVFAGFTWAMGAAVLLIYAVLVLLFEGFMQPLTIMVALPLSIGGALMGLIIAHQPLGMYALIGIVMLMGLATKNSILLVEYCLMAMHNGVDRDTAITHAGEARMRPILMTTVAMIAGMVPIAMGVGAGSEVRASMAIAVIGGLVTSTFLTLIAVPVVFTCVDDFMRLARRVLKIGGAASDEGRVGT